The DNA region GCCTTGCAGGGGTTAAATAAAGACGAAACCATTGCCCGATACGGCGAAGAACAGGTGTTAAAATGGCGGCGCGATCCCAATGAACACCCGCCCGCTATAACCAGGGATGATGCGCGCTATCCGGGGCATGATCTCAGGTACAAAGATCTGACCGAGCGTGAGCTCCCGCTGACCGAAAACCTGAGCGAAACTATGGACAGGGTATTGCCATTTTGGAACGAAAGAATTATCAGGGCCTTGCGCCGCAATCAAAAGGTTATTGTAGTGGCACATGGTAACAGCCTGCGTTCGCTTATAAAATATATTGATAATTTAAATGATGAGGATGTAACCGCGCTGGAAATCCCTACCGCTACCCCCTGGGTTTATGAACTTGATGGAGATCTGAACAGGATAAGGCATTATTACCTGGAATAATTTGCCCTCCGGATCTTCATTTCTCTTTTTTATGTAGCACAATTGTTTATCTTGTAAGCCATAAACCAATTAATCCCTAATTAAGACGAATGAAAAAATCCGACATCTATGAGGTCGCCATTAAAATACTGGGTATATACCTGCTGGTGGCCGATATCTCTAAACTTCCCGGCCTGATCACTTTTATCGGTAACCACGCAAGTTCCTCTGCCGAACAGCAGCCTGCCGATCAGGGAAACCTTTTGCTGGTAAACGGGTTAAACTTTATTTTCCTGATCATATTAGCGGTGCTGTTAATTGCCGGTACAAAAAGAATCACCCGCTGGATCACTAATGAAAGCGATTACCAGGAAAACGCGAAACTTTTTGCCGAGCGAAAAGTCATCTACGAAATATCCCTGGTAATAATAGGAGGGTTATTGTTGGTTGGCACTATCCCTGATTTTTTATATCACCTGTATACGCTTGCTAACGTTAATGAACAAAGCAGTGTAATATCGGCAGGGGCAAAAATATTTATCGGCATAATTACCGTGGCATTTGCCAAACGGATAGGGGCTTATTTTGCGAAATAAATTTGAATGATTTTTTAATAGTGAAAGCAGGCTGTATCAAATAATGATCAGCCTTTTTTTTTGACTTATTCAGCTCCTTAAGCAAAATATAGTTTAGGGTTGGATTGCCCCTATTAACAAGGGGGGGGTAACAGGGTTAACACAATTCATGGTTAATATTTTACTTATATATTTAATAATCAGCTAATTGTGAGCTTTTTATGTGGAAAATGTGTTAACCCCCTTTTTGTATAAATATTATCGGCTAAATTTCAATTCACAGGCTACGCAACACCAAGGGAGGGCGATTTGATTTATAATACAGCCTCTCATTTGCTGATAGCTGCCTCAGTGAGGGTTTTTAATTAAATTACTGATAGTCAATGTAATTTGAGTTTTTTAATAATTGATAATCAGTGTTTGACAAAATTGTGCAGTGTTCCATAATATTCCTCTCTTGAATTGGTGCACTTAACCTGAAATGTAAAATCCGGATTACAAGGTTTACTTAACAATAAGTTAATGAAATAGCAATGATTAGGAATTAACTTTTGTACAGTTTTACCGTATAATTTAACATTATTAACTTATACATTAAAACCTAAAAAATCATTATGCTAAAACTTACTAATCTACGTATGTGGGTATTGGCCGCTGCCGCAACCGGCATGCTGGCAAGTTGTCAGAAAAATGGCCAGATGCCTGCATTGAAAGATGCTGATCAAACTGCAACCAGTACAAAAACAATTAAAACCTTAGCTGTATCCTTAACACAGGGTTTCGAAGTTGGCGCAACCAGCCCAAAAACTGCTTATGATGTATCGCCAACCGGTTCATCAAGCGGCGACAATGTTACCCTGTCCGGCAATTCATGGAATATGTACGATGCCCTGATCGGCAATCTCTCTGCCGACCAAAAAGCGGGCTCATGGAGTGCCCGTATCCGCAACACCGGTAAAATTACTATGCTGTTTGATGTTACTACCGGCATCAGCACGGTTACCATCAAAAGTGCTACCTATGGCAGCGACAGCCCAAGCACCTGGGGACTATTTTATTCTGTTAACGGAGGATCGTCCTGGACGCAATCCGGTTCGACAATTACCACTACATCAACATTAACAGTATCTACATTTACACTTACACAAACCGGTACTGTACGTTTAGAGATCCGTAAATTATCCGGCGGCACCAACCGTATCAATATTGATGATATCACCATTAATGATAACGGCGGCGGCGGTACAGGCGGGGGGACTGTACTTACAGGCAAAAAATTCCTGTTTGATGCAAGTCACCTTGAAAATGCAGGCAGCGCCGACTGGCAAATAGATGCAGACGGCACTGAGCAGGTTGCAATTTATACCGGCGGTACAACTACCGAAACTAAAGCTCAACGTATTCCTACTCCTTCATACACAGGTATTACTTCATCTACTACAGAAACTTATTGGAAAGGCGCTCTTTCAGCATGGGCTGTAGAACTGGTAAAACGCGGAGAACTTGTTGAATCACTGCCTGTAGGCACAGCTATTACCTATGGCGGCGGCGGTGCACAGGATTTGAGCAACTACGATGTATTTGTGGTTTGCGAACCTAACCGCTTGTTTACGGCTGCCGAGAAAACTGCTTTGATGAACTTCGTGGCTAACGGTGGTGGTTTATTCATGATAGCTGATCATACGGCGGCAACAACCGCAGGTACCGATGCTAATGGTTACAATCCGT from Mucilaginibacter sp. SJ includes:
- the gpmA gene encoding 2,3-diphosphoglycerate-dependent phosphoglycerate mutase → MQKLVLIRHGESTWNQENRFTGWEDVDLSEKGYEQAHHAGKILNKNGYNFDIGFTSYLKRSIKTLHYILEELDHLWIPVEKSWRLNERFYGALQGLNKDETIARYGEEQVLKWRRDPNEHPPAITRDDARYPGHDLRYKDLTERELPLTENLSETMDRVLPFWNERIIRALRRNQKVIVVAHGNSLRSLIKYIDNLNDEDVTALEIPTATPWVYELDGDLNRIRHYYLE